From the genome of Spirosomataceae bacterium TFI 002, one region includes:
- a CDS encoding Acyl-homoserine lactone (AHL) acylase PvdQ, whose protein sequence is MKQNILFIFLLFTFSSCFKQTANSETEKWESIAENVEIIRDDFGVPHIYGKTDAEAVFGLLYAQCEDDFNRVEQNYIWATGRLAETEGESALYSDLRAKLYMTEEEAKMNYDKAPDWLKKLCDAFADGVNYYLHTHPEVKPRVITRFEPWMPLYFSEGSIGGDIERISTKKLKDFYGPQDQAAVHNGMISIDDGEPKGSNGFAISGKLTESGNAMLLINPHTSFFFRGEVHVVSEEGMNAYGAVTWGQFFVYQGFNEKNGWMHTSSYGDVIDEFEETINQEDGLKYKYGEEMRPVQSQEVVLKYKDGDEIKEKTFAHYRTHHGPITHKNGDRWVATAIMWKPVEALIQSYTRTKMSSYEEFDKMMDIRTNSSNNTVYADSDGNIAYYQGNFIPKRNSSFDFSNPVDGSNPATDWLGVHELDETMKIFNPGNGWIQNCNATPFTAAGEFSPKKEDYPNYMWGVGENFRQMNAIRLLSKAENLNIDRLITLAYDPLLVGFEKLIPGIIEAYDKQGSKNPNAKEAIDILGNWDYKVSIDSKAMSIGHYYASAYRDSKKAPMGMDLTEAITYYGSKSPLAERISIFEEAIDQLKADFGSVSVPWGEINRYQRLNGDIEQDFNDEKPSHAVGMTSSRWGALASFAAKQYPGTKRIYGTSGNSFVAVVEFGDKVIAKSMLAGGQSGDPSSPHFDDQVQRYIDVQFKDVPYYKEDVLKRAKKTYHPGE, encoded by the coding sequence ATGAAGCAAAATATCCTATTCATTTTTCTACTTTTCACATTCTCTTCGTGTTTTAAACAAACAGCAAATTCCGAAACAGAAAAGTGGGAATCAATTGCGGAAAATGTTGAAATCATTCGAGACGATTTTGGTGTACCACACATTTATGGTAAAACGGATGCCGAGGCTGTTTTTGGATTACTTTATGCACAATGTGAAGACGACTTTAATCGTGTAGAGCAAAACTACATTTGGGCAACAGGTCGCTTGGCAGAAACTGAAGGTGAAAGTGCACTTTACAGCGACTTAAGAGCAAAACTCTACATGACAGAAGAGGAAGCCAAAATGAATTACGACAAAGCTCCAGATTGGCTAAAAAAGCTTTGTGATGCCTTTGCAGACGGTGTTAACTACTATTTACATACGCACCCAGAAGTAAAACCAAGAGTTATTACTCGTTTTGAGCCTTGGATGCCCTTGTATTTTAGCGAGGGTTCTATTGGGGGTGATATTGAAAGAATTTCAACAAAAAAACTAAAGGACTTCTACGGTCCTCAGGACCAAGCTGCTGTTCATAATGGAATGATTTCTATTGACGATGGTGAGCCAAAAGGAAGCAATGGTTTTGCTATTTCTGGAAAATTAACTGAATCAGGCAATGCAATGCTCTTGATCAACCCGCATACTTCTTTCTTTTTTCGTGGGGAAGTTCATGTGGTAAGTGAAGAAGGCATGAATGCATACGGAGCGGTTACTTGGGGGCAATTCTTTGTATACCAAGGATTCAATGAGAAAAATGGTTGGATGCACACTTCTAGCTATGGAGATGTGATAGACGAATTTGAAGAAACTATCAACCAAGAAGATGGACTAAAATATAAGTATGGTGAAGAAATGCGTCCTGTACAAAGCCAAGAGGTGGTTTTGAAATACAAAGACGGTGACGAAATAAAAGAGAAAACTTTCGCTCATTACAGAACACATCACGGTCCTATCACTCACAAAAATGGAGACAGATGGGTAGCAACTGCTATCATGTGGAAACCGGTGGAGGCTTTGATTCAGTCCTACACACGTACGAAAATGAGTAGCTATGAGGAGTTCGATAAAATGATGGACATTAGGACAAATTCGTCCAACAATACAGTGTACGCAGACTCAGATGGTAATATTGCTTACTACCAAGGTAATTTTATTCCAAAACGTAATTCAAGTTTTGATTTTTCAAATCCTGTAGATGGTAGCAATCCAGCTACAGATTGGTTGGGAGTTCATGAGCTCGACGAAACAATGAAAATCTTTAACCCAGGTAATGGCTGGATTCAAAATTGCAATGCGACTCCATTCACAGCTGCTGGGGAATTTAGTCCTAAGAAAGAAGATTATCCAAATTACATGTGGGGAGTGGGTGAGAATTTTAGACAAATGAATGCGATTAGGCTTTTGTCAAAAGCAGAAAACCTAAACATTGACCGTCTGATTACACTAGCGTATGACCCACTTTTAGTTGGTTTTGAAAAACTAATTCCGGGGATAATCGAAGCGTATGACAAACAAGGTTCTAAAAACCCAAATGCCAAGGAAGCAATAGACATTTTAGGAAATTGGGATTACAAAGTTTCCATCGATTCCAAGGCAATGAGTATTGGGCATTATTACGCTTCGGCATACAGGGATAGTAAAAAAGCTCCAATGGGGATGGATTTGACAGAAGCCATCACTTATTACGGTTCAAAATCTCCTTTAGCGGAAAGAATCTCAATTTTTGAAGAAGCCATTGATCAACTAAAAGCTGACTTCGGCAGTGTTTCAGTTCCTTGGGGTGAAATTAATCGTTACCAAAGGTTGAATGGTGATATTGAGCAAGATTTTAATGATGAAAAACCTAGTCACGCTGTGGGAATGACTTCTAGCCGATGGGGAGCTTTGGCGTCATTTGCAGCCAAGCAATACCCTGGTACCAAAAGAATTTACGGAACATCGGGCAATAGTTTTGTCGCTGTAGTCGAGTTTGGCGATAAAGTAATTGCGAAATCAATGCTCGCAGGTGGTCAAAGCGGTGACCCTAGTTCACCACATTTTGATGACCAAGTGCAGCGATATATTGACGTTCAGTTTAAGGACGTGCCGTATTACAAAGAGGATGTTCTTAAAAGAGCGAAGAAGACATATCATCCGGGTGAATGA
- a CDS encoding aminobenzoyl-glutamate utilization protein B codes for MIRKVYLVCIVAIVSSSSIVLGQGKKAILSELDKQSEMYGDKALQIWNFAEVGYKEYKSSQLLQDLLKENGFTIEVGVAGIPTAFVATYGSGSPTIGILGEYDALPGLSQAAVPEKTSLGANAGHGCGHHLFGVGSAAAAIATKNWMKLSGQKGTLKFYGTPAEEGGSGKVYMTREGLFNNVDVVLHWHPSDGNKSDAANSLANKTGKFRFHGLSAHAAASPERGRSALDGLEAMTHMVNMMREHVPEDARIHYIITDGGKAPNVVPDFAELYMYVRHPNRDVVKDMWNWMEQIAEGAAKGTQTTVDSEVIGGVHDLLPNESLAHLMNNNMKQIGGFALSPEEIAFAKKIQPTPGMKVKDLASTQEIDESVVSQNGGSTDVGDISWVVPTMACRTATWVPGTPAHSWQAVASGGTSIGTKGMILAAKTLATTAYDLFTTPSEIEKAKAEFEKRKGPDFKYEPLIGNRAPALNYRD; via the coding sequence ATGATAAGAAAGGTCTACTTGGTTTGTATTGTCGCTATAGTTTCTAGCTCTTCTATTGTTTTGGGACAAGGTAAAAAAGCTATTTTGAGCGAATTAGATAAGCAATCTGAAATGTATGGTGACAAAGCCCTTCAAATTTGGAATTTTGCAGAAGTAGGGTACAAAGAGTATAAGAGCTCTCAACTACTTCAAGATTTGCTTAAAGAAAATGGCTTCACCATAGAAGTTGGTGTTGCAGGAATTCCAACCGCTTTTGTGGCAACTTATGGCTCTGGTTCGCCTACCATTGGTATTTTGGGAGAATATGATGCTTTACCGGGTTTATCGCAAGCCGCAGTTCCTGAAAAAACTAGTTTAGGTGCAAATGCTGGTCATGGTTGCGGACATCACCTCTTTGGGGTTGGTTCTGCGGCTGCAGCCATTGCTACAAAAAACTGGATGAAACTAAGCGGACAAAAAGGAACTTTGAAATTCTACGGTACGCCGGCAGAAGAAGGTGGATCAGGCAAAGTATACATGACTCGCGAAGGCTTATTTAATAATGTTGATGTTGTACTTCACTGGCATCCTAGCGATGGAAACAAATCAGATGCTGCGAATTCACTTGCAAATAAAACTGGCAAATTCAGATTTCATGGCTTATCTGCTCATGCTGCAGCTTCTCCTGAGAGAGGGCGTTCAGCTTTAGATGGCTTAGAAGCAATGACGCACATGGTAAATATGATGCGTGAGCACGTGCCAGAAGATGCTAGAATTCATTACATCATAACAGATGGTGGAAAAGCACCCAATGTTGTACCAGATTTTGCCGAGCTTTATATGTACGTTCGTCACCCCAATAGAGATGTAGTAAAAGACATGTGGAATTGGATGGAGCAAATTGCAGAAGGTGCCGCAAAAGGAACGCAAACGACGGTGGACTCGGAAGTTATAGGAGGAGTGCATGACCTTTTGCCAAATGAGTCTCTTGCCCATTTGATGAACAACAACATGAAGCAAATTGGTGGTTTTGCACTAAGTCCCGAAGAAATTGCTTTTGCAAAAAAAATACAGCCAACACCCGGAATGAAAGTTAAGGATTTGGCATCAACTCAGGAAATAGACGAAAGTGTGGTTTCACAAAACGGAGGCTCAACAGACGTGGGAGACATTAGCTGGGTGGTACCAACAATGGCATGTAGAACAGCCACTTGGGTGCCTGGCACTCCTGCCCATAGCTGGCAAGCAGTTGCCTCTGGCGGTACTTCAATTGGCACAAAAGGAATGATTTTGGCAGCAAAAACCTTGGCTACCACAGCTTATGACTTGTTTACAACACCAAGTGAAATTGAAAAAGCAAAAGCTGAATTTGAGAAAAGAAAAGGACCTGATTTTAAGTACGAACCACTCATAGGAAACAGAGCTCCTGCTCTAAACTATAGAGATTAA
- a CDS encoding Uncharacterized membrane protein, with protein MLQEPIVTNDAILLGILLVFLFLIFWGSKFDNKWLVKIFSVIPALLLCYLIPGLLNSFNIISGDNSDLYRVTTNYLLPAALILLTSTANIRAILGLGKTALLTFLSGTVGIIIGGPLALFIVMKASDSFAVQVVDMEYWKGLITVTGSWIGGSSSQLALKEVYGCSEELFAIILVLDAIVANIWTAVLIYGAGIHQKIDKWLKADSSAIEDVKQRILAYKEEKDKPADLLDLSLILAVGFGGAALAHALSFGLSEVLTPFKSSLEAYGLEPFTSKFLWLILLSTTIGIGFSFTKLRSLEKLGSSDIATLMIYFLIMTIGTRLNLFGIGANGGLLLVIVIWMFIHIAIMLVTARVLKAPFFFVAVGSQANIGGVATAPAVASVFHPSLAPVGVLLAVLSHILGTYGGIITAWLMSLFL; from the coding sequence ATGCTACAAGAACCTATTGTTACCAATGATGCAATTTTACTAGGGATTCTTTTAGTTTTCTTATTTCTCATTTTTTGGGGATCAAAATTTGATAATAAATGGTTGGTCAAGATCTTTTCAGTTATTCCTGCACTTTTGCTCTGTTATTTGATTCCCGGCTTGCTCAATAGCTTTAATATCATCAGTGGTGACAATTCCGATTTATATAGAGTTACAACCAATTACTTGCTGCCAGCGGCTCTGATATTGCTTACTTCTACAGCGAATATAAGGGCGATTTTAGGTTTGGGTAAAACTGCATTGCTTACCTTTTTATCAGGAACAGTAGGAATTATTATTGGTGGTCCTTTGGCTTTGTTTATAGTCATGAAAGCTTCGGATAGTTTCGCTGTACAAGTCGTTGACATGGAATATTGGAAAGGCTTAATTACCGTAACTGGAAGCTGGATAGGTGGCAGTAGCAGCCAATTGGCATTGAAGGAAGTATATGGTTGCTCCGAGGAGCTTTTTGCAATCATTCTTGTGCTAGATGCAATTGTGGCAAATATTTGGACAGCAGTTCTCATTTATGGAGCCGGAATTCATCAAAAAATAGACAAATGGCTAAAAGCTGATAGCTCCGCAATTGAAGATGTGAAACAAAGGATATTAGCATACAAGGAGGAAAAGGACAAGCCAGCTGATTTATTGGATTTGAGTTTAATTCTGGCTGTGGGTTTTGGTGGTGCAGCTTTAGCACACGCCCTTTCTTTTGGTCTTTCCGAAGTATTAACACCATTCAAGTCAAGTTTAGAAGCATACGGTTTAGAGCCATTTACTTCAAAGTTTCTTTGGCTAATCCTACTTTCTACTACCATCGGAATAGGTTTTAGTTTTACAAAACTTAGGAGCTTAGAAAAACTAGGTTCATCAGATATTGCGACTTTGATGATCTACTTTTTGATAATGACCATTGGTACGAGGTTAAACTTATTTGGAATTGGTGCAAATGGTGGTTTACTGTTAGTTATCGTGATCTGGATGTTCATTCATATTGCAATTATGCTTGTCACAGCTCGTGTGCTTAAAGCACCTTTTTTCTTTGTAGCCGTGGGGAGCCAAGCAAATATTGGAGGAGTGGCAACCGCACCAGCAGTTGCTTCTGTTTTCCACCCTAGCCTTGCTCCTGTGGGCGTATTGTTAGCAGTTCTTAGTCATATTTTAGGTACTTATGGCGGCATAATTACCGCTTGGTTAATGTCATTATTCTTATGA
- a CDS encoding Zinc carboxypeptidase — MKKLVILFAIVATLFSCKNQITPIKRVHEFPNYVDTETKEILLQEKKVYVTDKGVSFSNMFEGGKLNTFTVLNDSTYQLSVAPENRPINSSPWYSFKVWSKNPQTVYIKMTYDGDMHRYQPKLSKEGKNWIELSADRFQPSGKDAIFSVDISKDTLWVSAQELFTTSHLKSWMTEVIESKTESKQFLYGKSKLGRDLIGAELFAKKTTKKEVIVLMSRQHPPEVTGQFAFLHFVERLQEEDELTKAFKQKYQVLIFPMQNPDGVDMGHWRHNAGGIDLNRDWDRYNQPETKQMAEFIANYCKEEKLKVVIGLDFHSTWEDIYYTNNSDTATSYPNFTSTWLNEIKKDIPNYEPKIAPSNVGQPVSKGWFFVEHNAVGITYEIGDDTPRDFIEKKSRISAEKMMEVLLKE, encoded by the coding sequence ATGAAAAAGCTCGTTATATTATTCGCTATTGTAGCAACCCTTTTTAGCTGCAAAAACCAAATAACTCCTATTAAGAGAGTTCACGAATTCCCAAATTACGTTGATACTGAAACAAAAGAAATCTTATTACAAGAGAAGAAAGTATATGTAACAGACAAGGGGGTAAGTTTCTCCAATATGTTTGAAGGTGGAAAGCTCAACACCTTTACGGTCTTAAATGATAGCACTTATCAATTAAGTGTTGCTCCTGAAAATAGACCTATAAACTCTAGCCCATGGTATAGTTTTAAGGTTTGGTCCAAAAATCCTCAGACAGTTTATATTAAAATGACTTATGATGGAGATATGCATCGCTATCAACCAAAACTTTCGAAAGAAGGTAAGAATTGGATTGAATTATCGGCAGATAGATTTCAACCCTCAGGAAAAGATGCAATCTTCTCGGTAGACATTTCAAAAGATACGCTATGGGTTTCGGCACAAGAACTTTTTACGACTTCACATTTAAAAAGTTGGATGACAGAAGTGATTGAGAGTAAGACGGAGAGCAAGCAGTTTTTATACGGAAAAAGTAAACTCGGAAGGGATTTAATTGGTGCAGAACTTTTTGCCAAGAAAACTACAAAAAAAGAAGTCATTGTTCTAATGAGTCGCCAACATCCACCAGAAGTTACCGGGCAATTTGCATTCTTGCATTTTGTGGAAAGGCTTCAAGAGGAGGATGAATTAACGAAAGCATTCAAGCAAAAATACCAAGTCCTCATTTTCCCTATGCAAAACCCCGATGGCGTAGATATGGGACATTGGAGACATAATGCTGGTGGAATTGACCTGAATAGAGATTGGGATCGCTACAATCAACCAGAAACGAAGCAAATGGCAGAATTTATCGCCAACTATTGCAAAGAAGAGAAATTAAAAGTGGTAATTGGTTTAGATTTTCACTCCACTTGGGAAGATATTTATTACACCAATAATTCTGATACGGCTACCTCCTACCCTAATTTCACGAGCACTTGGCTCAATGAAATCAAAAAAGACATTCCAAACTATGAACCCAAAATTGCTCCTTCAAATGTAGGACAGCCAGTTTCCAAAGGTTGGTTTTTTGTTGAACACAATGCGGTGGGTATTACCTATGAAATTGGCGATGACACTCCCCGTGATTTCATTGAAAAGAAAAGTAGAATTTCAGCCGAGAAAATGATGGAGGTATTGTTAAAAGAATAA
- a CDS encoding Thiol-disulfide isomerase or thioredoxin produces the protein MNNVIPFLTILHFFLFSSLYSNAFTSISIDATGELSNVEVILELEYPIKNKELFKGNLDENGKLKIELSNVNSGLYFLKIGKLFFNVYLEPDNLCVLKLLENGVVEYASSDPNHFINHYLHDSRELINNFKYEGTGMWEIKSDSSFVVALDYLLFKKDSLLNSYLEVEHFDPKALKLLRARNENIVLQFKLIRTGSKLPEVSKSLFGIENKVRFDPENLFIGSINYLSLLNAYLSNFKDKAFIRSYGNFENFQKQHQDESSMRHAFFEFNYNKIKELDVEPLFKSYFKAYQIQNDIFDANLFKEFLHLFNQEYPNSPFLPELEAKLEEISSLNGAEMPSIVGEDIEGNKVDLKEFKGKVIFIDFWATWCGPCIKEFKHYPEILKKYKNEEIVFIFLSVDDERDKWQEFLSNGKGPESIHLNIPQSQYSVISKQLNYEGTGIPQFLLIDKDGKIIKTHSPRPSETKSFEEQINKALGI, from the coding sequence ATGAATAATGTAATTCCGTTTTTGACAATTTTGCATTTCTTTCTTTTTTCTTCACTTTATTCAAATGCATTCACATCAATTAGTATTGATGCTACAGGCGAGTTAAGTAATGTTGAGGTTATTTTAGAATTGGAATACCCAATTAAGAATAAAGAGCTTTTCAAAGGTAACCTTGACGAAAATGGAAAGCTTAAAATTGAGCTTAGTAATGTGAATTCAGGTCTTTATTTCCTGAAGATTGGAAAGCTTTTTTTTAATGTCTATCTCGAACCTGATAACTTATGCGTATTGAAATTATTAGAAAATGGTGTTGTGGAATATGCTTCCTCAGACCCAAACCACTTTATTAACCACTATTTACATGACTCCAGAGAGCTTATTAATAATTTCAAATATGAAGGCACTGGAATGTGGGAAATTAAATCAGACAGTTCCTTTGTTGTTGCTTTGGACTATCTTCTTTTCAAAAAGGACTCACTCTTAAATAGCTATTTGGAAGTGGAACATTTTGACCCAAAAGCTTTGAAATTGCTTAGAGCTCGTAATGAAAACATCGTTCTTCAGTTTAAACTCATACGGACTGGCTCTAAACTTCCAGAAGTGTCCAAAAGCCTTTTTGGAATAGAAAATAAAGTAAGGTTTGATCCTGAAAACCTTTTCATTGGTTCTATCAATTACTTGTCACTTTTAAATGCTTACTTGTCTAATTTTAAAGATAAAGCATTTATTAGGTCTTACGGAAACTTTGAAAATTTTCAAAAGCAGCATCAGGATGAAAGCAGCATGCGACATGCGTTTTTTGAATTCAATTACAATAAGATTAAAGAATTGGATGTAGAACCTTTGTTTAAGTCCTATTTCAAAGCATACCAAATACAAAACGATATTTTTGATGCAAACCTATTTAAAGAATTTTTACATTTATTTAATCAAGAATACCCTAACTCGCCTTTTTTGCCCGAATTAGAAGCGAAGTTAGAAGAGATAAGCTCTTTAAATGGTGCAGAAATGCCATCAATTGTTGGGGAAGATATAGAAGGGAATAAAGTAGATTTAAAGGAATTTAAAGGTAAAGTGATATTCATCGACTTTTGGGCTACCTGGTGTGGTCCTTGTATCAAAGAATTTAAGCACTATCCGGAAATTTTAAAGAAATACAAGAACGAAGAAATTGTTTTTATTTTTCTATCCGTAGATGATGAGCGAGATAAGTGGCAGGAGTTTTTAAGTAATGGAAAAGGTCCAGAAAGCATTCATCTTAATATTCCTCAGTCACAATACAGTGTAATTTCCAAACAATTGAATTACGAAGGGACAGGAATCCCACAATTCTTGCTAATTGATAAAGATGGGAAAATAATTAAAACTCACTCTCCAAGACCTTCAGAAACTAAAAGTTTTGAAGAGCAAATTAATAAGGCACTTGGGATCTGA
- a CDS encoding Susd and RagB outer membrane lipoprotein yields MNKLKYIILSFLIAGSYSCESLVEGINDNPNNISSDSFDAGVLLLKGIEIANVTIQSGHLTRIGGMWSGQTKGVTLLYKSIYEYNLSAEETNPHWEFTYQGVVKQARTLREHTKNSPKAAQYSGITKVLEANALGTVASLYGDIPYSEISNDEIDDPKFDTQTEVFAKLQILLDEAIAELGSTTTSPLAEDFMLAGNVVKWGKVAHTIKARLYTYTREYDKAYQEALKGVLAPADGLIFTPPNIGYGSVNMNYKMINERGGYWGFTGSHLENLLTKNRLNAKTDEAARYTYYNFDGNAASNNKGIFTQDRPIVLVGYEENLLILAETAARAGKLDESLGHLNMLRSYLASGKAFQKLTATDGLKYDAYVLADFEQGGMENMDNLTPARALLREIIEERYVSGFAGLMPFDDIRRLGVKEKDIAVLPPFNSNNTSKYPQRFIVAQTELNANSNAPKDPGIFAETAVNK; encoded by the coding sequence ATGAATAAATTAAAATATATCATATTATCCTTTTTAATTGCTGGTTCATATAGCTGTGAATCGCTTGTGGAAGGGATCAACGACAACCCAAACAACATTTCTTCAGATTCTTTTGATGCAGGTGTTCTTTTGTTAAAAGGAATTGAAATTGCCAATGTTACCATACAAAGTGGTCACTTGACAAGAATAGGAGGAATGTGGAGTGGACAAACAAAGGGTGTTACTTTACTTTATAAAAGTATATATGAGTATAACCTTTCCGCAGAGGAGACGAACCCACACTGGGAGTTCACATACCAAGGCGTTGTAAAGCAAGCTAGAACATTGCGTGAGCATACTAAGAATAGCCCAAAAGCTGCCCAATACAGTGGTATTACGAAGGTTTTGGAGGCGAATGCATTAGGAACTGTTGCGAGTTTGTATGGTGATATACCTTATAGTGAGATTTCTAATGATGAGATCGACGATCCAAAGTTTGATACTCAGACAGAGGTTTTTGCAAAACTACAAATATTGCTAGATGAAGCAATTGCCGAACTTGGCAGCACAACCACTTCTCCACTTGCGGAAGATTTTATGTTAGCTGGAAATGTAGTAAAGTGGGGTAAAGTAGCTCATACAATCAAAGCGAGGCTTTATACTTATACCAGAGAATACGATAAAGCTTATCAAGAAGCATTGAAAGGTGTACTAGCTCCAGCTGATGGACTGATTTTTACTCCTCCCAACATAGGATACGGAAGTGTGAATATGAATTATAAAATGATTAATGAGCGTGGCGGGTATTGGGGTTTTACTGGCAGTCACTTGGAGAATTTATTGACTAAGAATCGCTTAAATGCCAAAACTGACGAAGCGGCAAGGTATACCTATTATAATTTTGATGGGAATGCAGCAAGTAATAACAAAGGGATTTTTACGCAGGATAGACCAATTGTGCTCGTAGGCTATGAAGAGAACCTTTTAATTCTAGCTGAAACTGCGGCAAGAGCAGGGAAGCTGGACGAAAGTTTAGGTCACCTTAACATGTTGCGATCATACTTGGCTTCGGGTAAAGCTTTTCAAAAACTGACAGCTACAGATGGTTTAAAGTATGATGCTTATGTTTTAGCGGATTTTGAACAAGGTGGAATGGAAAATATGGATAATTTGACACCTGCTAGGGCATTGCTACGAGAGATTATTGAAGAACGTTATGTTTCAGGCTTTGCTGGTTTAATGCCTTTTGATGACATCCGAAGATTGGGTGTCAAAGAAAAGGATATTGCAGTATTACCTCCATTCAATTCTAATAATACGAGTAAATATCCTCAACGTTTTATCGTTGCTCAAACCGAATTGAATGCCAATTCAAATGCACCGAAAGATCCGGGAATTTTTGCTGAAACCGCTGTGAATAAATAA